The Rhinatrema bivittatum chromosome 4, aRhiBiv1.1, whole genome shotgun sequence genome window below encodes:
- the CCDC177 gene encoding coiled-coil domain-containing protein 177: MVNPEEDDQSKDPGGEGAIGGCEVVGAQNGMDLKADASALGSTREQSPLLHLDLFNFDCPEAEGSRYVLTSPRSLEACARCMVKPVELLPRSLNDLVKEAPGRSMRVAAGLFEVYEIDRQRKLQLCREERERIIREEKRRLFSPLMSSLPSSPATKIALKAAANGTPQPPRTKSHSLDSLQKRKNGASTTSSSESGTSSSFGVDGCKQKSAKVGPRTKTVATMNSLVGRSFSLGDLSHSPQTTKKVEKIVKEVKKRGLKELPERDRKIAALMIARHQEETILKDQRYMAHLQWDSLRRETELRNEQEEKEKQRALLQCQRMWETQIAKRQCKLTQEQSDAATLKQKQCLLIEERWRDQAGKQEKMRREKLEQAKREEKHKKMHQEHNLKAKEECRKETLEQEVHFLCDKLTSAEQKKLEKELQLQKERRLLNQTEKLKHEATLKEITKQEVMETEILKKSLELSLTRTQENFEQLLEKRNQELKEKARREETQMQRARMVMEKKAREQKEHLEALAKAAERKIQQAAQVAEEVVQEKSRKAVQSRLEKEKMHKMNKQKVEQHEALKRRELVTSIEKKLERSEHIFKEKKTVLDNARSVARASFHVRDKVREETSVRTFDKMAFEAVLQASMEKK, encoded by the coding sequence ATGGTGAATCCTGAGGAGGACGATCAGAGCAAAGACCCCGGAGGAGAAGGTGCCATAGGAGGCTGTGAAGTAGTTGGAGCACAAAACGGAATGGATCTGAAAGCTGATGCCTCCGCCCTGGGAAGCACAAGGGAGCAATCCCCTCTGCTGCACTTGGATCTCTTTAATTTTGACTGTCCGGAAGCCGAGGGGAGTCGCTATGTGCTCACAAGCCCCCGGTCCCTGGAGGCCTGTGCCCGGTGCATGGTTAAACCTGTGGAGCTCCTTCCCCGGAGCCTGAATGACCTGGTGAAAGAAGCCCCTGGCAGATCCATGAGGGTGGCAGCTGGCCTTTTCGAGGTCTACGAGATAGACCGGCAGAGGAAACTGCAGCTATGCcgagaggaaagggaaaggattATCCGAGAGGAAAAGAGAAGGCTTTTCAGTCCTCTGATGAGCAGtttgccttcctctcccgccacCAAGATCGCCTTGAAAGCGGCTGCCAACGGCACACCGCAGCCCCCCAGGACCAAAAGCCATTCCTTGGACTCCTTGCAAAAGAGAAAGAATGGTGCTTCCACCACCTCGTCCTCGGAATCGGGGACTTCCTCTTCTTTTGGTGTGGACGGTTGTAAACAAAAATCTGCAAAAGTGGGCCCCAGGACTAAGACAGTGGCCACCATGAATTCCTTAGTTGGTCGAAGTTTCAGCCTGGGGGATCTGAGTCATTCCCCTCAAACTACTAAGAAAGTGGAGAAGATAGTGAAAGAGGTAAAAAAGAGAGGTCTGAAAGAACTGCCAGAAAGGGATCGGAAAATAGCTGCCCTTATGATAGCCAGACACCAGGAAGAGACCATCCTGAAGGATCAGAGGTACATGGCGCATCTCCAGTGGGACTCCCTGCGGCGGGAAACTGAGTTAAGGAATGagcaagaggaaaaggagaaacagAGGGCCCTTCTGCAGTGCCAGCGGATGTGGGAGACTCAGATCGCCAAAAGGCAATGCAAGCTGACCCAGGAGCAGAGCGATGCTGCTACACTCAAGCAGAAGCAGTGTCTGCTGATTGAGGAAAGGTGGCGGGACCAAGCAGGCAAGCAAGAAAAGATGAGACGAGAGAAGCTGGAGCAAGCCAAACGGGAAGAAAAGCACAAGAAAATGCATCAGGAGCATAACCTGAAAGCAAAGGAGGAATGTAGGAAGGAGACTTTGGAGCAAGAGGTGCATTTTCTATGTGATAAACTGACCTCGGCTGAACAGAAGAAACTGGAGAAAGAACTGCAACTGCAGAAAGAGAGAAGACTACTCAACCAAACCGAGAAACTGAAGCATGAAGCCACCTTGAAGGAGATCACCAAGCAAGAAGTCATGGAAACTGAGATACTGAAGAAATCCCTGGAACTCAGCCTCACCAGAACTCAGGAAAACTTTGAGCAGCTCTTGGAGAAAAGAAACCAGGAGCTGAaggagaaggccagaagagaggaaACCCAGATGCAGAGGGCGAGGATGGTGATGGAGAAGAAGGCAAGGGAACAAAAGGAGCATTTGGAGGCCTTGGCGAAAGCTGCAGAGAGGAAGATCCAGCAAGCTGCCCAGGTTGCCGAGGAGGTGGTCCAAGAGAAATCTCGCAAGGCGGTCCAGAGCAGGCTGGAGAAGGAGAAGATGCATAAGATGAACAAGCAAAAGGTTGAACAGCATGAGGCCCTCAAGCGTAGGGAGCTTGTCACGTCTATCGAGAAGAAACTGGAACGCAGTGAGCACATCTTCAAGGAGAAGAAAACCGTTCTGGACAATGCAAGGTCTGTTGCCCGAGCATCTTTCCATGTCCGGGACAAGGTACGGGAGGAGACCAGTGTGCGCACGTTTGATAAGATGGCCTTTGAAGCAGTACTACAAGcctccatggaaaaaaaataa